GAGGGCTGGAGGGCAATCGCGTGTTGCTGCTGGTTGATGGCGTGCGCATGCCACGGGAGTTGGTCAGCGGCGTTTTCGGCTCGGCCGCGTTCGGGCGCGACTACTACGACATGGGGCTCATCGATCGGGTGGAGATCCAGCGCGGGGCTGCGTCCGCGTTATACGGTTCGGACGGTTTGGCGGGCATCGTCGCGATGCAGACCATCCAGCCTCAAGCGCTGTTGCAGCCTGGGGCGACGTTGGGCGGGCGGGCGGTGATGGCTTACGACGAAGAAGATCGGCATCGTCGGCTGGGCTTGACCGTCGCCGGGCGCGCCAGCGAGGCGTGGTCGTGGCTGGGGGCGGTGCAGCTGGGGCGCGCGCGCGAGCTCGACAATCAGGGCACGGTGGACGCCCCCAACAGCACCCGAACGCGTCCCAACCCTGAGCGCATGGAACAGTCAGCGGTATTGGCCAAGGCCGTCTGGCAGCCCGATGCGCGGCAGCGGCAGCAGTTCACCGTGGAGCACCTGGAGCGCGACGGGCGGGTGGAGGCGCTCAGTGGGCGGTCGGTCACTATCTCGAGTCCGCTGTCGGTGGCCGATTTGGACGGCACGCTCGATATGCGGCGCACCCGCTTTTCGTGGGACGGGCGCTGGCGCGTAGACGCCGCCTGGGCCGACGAAATGCAGGTACTGCTGGCGTGGCAGCAGGCAAGGGCACAAGAGTCGGCAATCGAATTTCGTCCGCTGCAGCCCGCTGCGACGCAAGAGCGCGAGCGCACGGTACGGTATGGCGAAAACCTCTGGCAAGCGTCCTGGCAGGCGCAGCGCAGCGTATCGTTGGGCAAGGATTGGGGTGTGCGCACGGTATATGGCCTGGATTTGACCCGCACCGAGTTGGATAACCTGGTGACGGGGCGGGTGCCGCCGTCGTACGAGCGTTATCCGCTCAAGCGCTTCCCGGACACGGTGGAGCGCAACACGGCGCTGTTCGTGCAGACCGAGTGGGCCAGCGAGGCCTTCAGTGTGATACCGGCGCTGCGTTGGGATCGCGTGGAGCTGGACGCGCGGCGCGATGCCTTGTATCCGCGCGATCCGGCGTCGCTGCGCGACGACGCACTCTCGCCCAAGCTGGGGATGATTTGGCGCTACGCGCCGGGTGCCCAACTGTACGCCAACTGGGCTGCCGGGTTTCGGGCACCCGGGGCGCTGCAGTTGAACAACTTTTTCGAAAATCTGGCGGGGGCGGGGTTTGCCTATCGAACGATTCCCAACCCCAACCTCAAGCCCGAGACCAGTCACACCCTGGAGTTGGGTTGGCGGCGACAGGGCGACACGTGGCAGACCGAGGCGGTGGTTTTTCGAGGGCGCTACCGCGACTTTATCGAGGATTTGGTGCCCGTGTCGGGCGTGGGTACGGCGAGCGATCCGATCACGTACCAAGCGGTCAACCGCGACCGCGTGACGTTGCGGGGCGTCGAGTTCAAGGTGCGTTGGTCCATCACGCCCCTAACGACATTGCGCGTGGCTTATGGGCTGACAAAAGGAACCGTGGACACGACGGGGCGGCCGCTCAACTCTGTCAATCCGCCGGAGCTCGTGGTTGGGGTGGAGCATCGATTGAATGAGGCGTGGACACTGGGCGCAACGGCGCGCCACGTGTGGGCCAAACGCGCGTCGGATGTCGACGCCAGCGGTTTGAGTGGTGGCCCGTTCTTGCCGCCGAGCTTTACGACGCTCGATGTGCGGGCGCGCTGGCGCATCGATCGGGATTGGCAGTTGAGTGCGACGGTGCGCAATGTTGCCGATCGGAAATATTGGGAGTGGACGAACGTGCGTGGGTTGTCGGCGACGTTGCCGGTCATCGATGCTTACAGCGCGCCGGGCAGAGCGGTGTCGGTGGCGCTGACACGCACCTTCTGAAGTGTGGTTACAAACCCGGAGGTTGATCATGGAACGACAAGAGCTGGAAGCTGTACGCGCCGAAGCACAACGGGTGCGCGCTGTAATGGCACAAGCGCGCACGCGTGGACAGCGCCAACGGGAAGCGGCGATCGCTGCGGCAACCAGTGAGGGGGCGGCGTTGGCGGCACACACGCCGGCGCTTTGGCCCGATCGGCGTGCGACGGATACCGGCCCTTACGTCCAGCCACTGCGGCCGGACTGGCTGGCGTTGTTGCGAGCGCTGCAACCCTGTGGGCCATTGATGGCACTGACACGCAACGACAGCGTGGTCCACGAAAAAGTGGGGGTGTACGAAAATCTTTCCGCCGAAGGGGGCGTCGGCTTGGCGCTGGGGCGCGATATCGATTTGCGCTTATTTTTCCAGCATTGGCAGGCGGGGTTTGCGGTTTCCGATGCGCCGGGGGAGGTGCCGCGCAGCATTCAAATTTTTGACGACACGGGGCAAGCCGTGCACAAGATATTTGTGCGACCGAACTCCGATACGCGGGCTTGGCAATCGGCGCTGGCACCTTTTCTCGACGAGGGGCGCTTGCCATCGGTGTTTTTGGCGTCACGCGATGCAGATGACGACAGAGGGGAGTCCAGTTGCGATGCTGCGGAATTTTTGCACGCGTGGTCGCAGATGACCGATACCCACGAGTTTTTTGGTTTGCTCAAGCGTTTTGGTGTCAGTCGCTGGCAGGCGATGCAGTTGGCCCGGGGGCACTACACCGAAAGGAAAGCGCCCTCCGCAGTGGAGCGCTTGTTGCAAGCCGCGGCTTTCGAGGGGGAGCCGATAATGGTTTTTGTGGGCAACCGCGGTTGTATCCAGATTCACACCGGCCCCGTGCGGCGGGTGGAGACGCTGGATCTGCATGGGCAAACCTGGGTCAATGTGCTGGATGAAGGGTTCAATCTGCATCTGTTGCTCGACGATGTCGACAGTTGCTGGGTGGTGCGAAAACCTACCGTGGACGGTGAGGTGACCTCCCTTGAGGTTTATGACCGACGCGGTCGGTGTGTCGCCATGTTGTTTGGCGCGCGCAAGCCCGGACAGCCGGAGTCCGGTGCTTGGCGGGGTTTGTTGCGGGCGCTGGAAGAGGTGACGGCATGACCCCACGCGTGCTGTCGTGGCGGCGCCGGTCATGGCTCGGCGCAATGGCGGGCGGCGTGGCGGCAGCGTGGGGATGGCCGTCGTGGGCGCGGCCGACGCCGCTGCGCTTGGTCAGCGTGTCGGGTGCGTTGACCGAAGTGGTTTATGTGTTGGGTCAACAAGACAAGCTCGTGGGGGTGGACAGCACCAGCACCTACCCGGATGCGGCGCAGCGCCTGCCACGGGTGGGGTATATGCGCCAGCTCTCAGCCGAGGGAATTTTGTCGCTGCGGCCGACGGCATTGCTGGCCACGACGGAAGCGGGACCCGCAGCGGTGATACGTCAGTTACGGGATGCGGGGCTGCGCATGCACGTGGTGCCCGTCGAGTATACGTGGGAGGATGTGCGGCGCAAAATCGAAGTCGTCGGCGAGGCCACTCAGGCGCAATCGCAGGCCCGCTTTCTTTGGCAGCAGATCGCGTCCGCGCGCGACGAGCTGCAGCGGCGCGTCGCCGCAGTGTCGGCGCAATCGCCCCAAGCGATATTTGTGTTGGGGCATGGGGGCAGTCCCTTGGTGGCTGGGCGACAAACCGCGGGCGACGCGGTGTTGCGCTTGATGGGAGCGCGCAATCCCTTGCACGACCACTACGAGGGCTATCGGCCACTCAATGCCGAGGCGTTGGCGGGGTTGGCACTCGACGCCGTGGTGACCACGCGTGAGACCGTGCAGGCGCTCGGTGGCGAGGCGCAGTGGTGGGAGCGCCCCCATTGGCAGGCCGTGCTGCGCCGGGGAAAACGCCCGGTGCTGTGGTACGAAGATGCGCTGGCGCTGCTGGGTTTTGGTCCGCGGTTGCCCGCGGTGCTGCGCCGCGGGGCGAGGGCGCTGGGGACATGGCAGGGTTGACGGTGCGCGGGGGCGGCGCACGGCGATTGCCGGGTGCGCCGACGCTGACAGCCTTGGTGCTGGTGACGCTGCTGGCCGTTGGGTGGGCGGGGCGTCAAGGGGCCTTGGGCATTGGCTGGGAGGTGCTGTGGGAGGTTTCCGACCCCTCCTTGGCAGGTCCCGCTTGGGTTTTTTGGCACCTTCGTCTGCCACGAATGGCGCTGGCGCTGCTGGTCGGTGCGGGACTGGGTGTGGCCGGGGCGTTGATGCAGGGGCTGTTTCGCAATCCGTTGGCGGATCCGGGCGTGGTGGGTGTCAGCAGCGGTGCGGCGCTCGCCGCCGGTCTGACCATCGTTGTGTTGGCCAATGTTTGGCCCGAAGCACCGCGGTTACTGGGCAGCTGGACGCTGGTGCTCATGGCGTTCGTTGGCGGGCTGGTCACGACGGGGTGGGTGTACCGATTGGCTCAGAGCGAGCACGGCTTGCGCGTGGGGGTGATGCTGTTGGCGGGTATCGCCGTCAACGCGCTGGCCGGGGCGGGCATAGGTATGCTGGGGTATGTGGCCAACGATGAGCAGCTGCGCAACTACCAGTTGTGGATGCTGGGGAGTCTGGCCGGGGCGCGCTGGGCGTCGGTGGGTACCTTGGCCGCGGTGGTGTTGCCGTTGTGCGTGTGGTCGCTGGTGTGGGCGCGCCCGCTCAACGCGCTGGCACTGGGAGAGGCGCAAGCGGTTTTGTTGGGCGTGCCGGTCGAGCGCTTGAAGCGCACGGTCTTGTGGAGCACGGCGGCGCTGACAGGGGCGTGCACGGCCACCGTGGGGGCCGTGGGATTCATCGGTTTGGTGGCACCGCACATGGTGCGGATGTTGTTGGGGCCGGATCACCGCTGGGTCATCCCGGGCTCCGCCCTGATGGGAGGGTGTCTGGTGGTGCTGGCCGATGCAGCGGCGCGTACCTGGCTGGCCCCGGCGGAGATGCCGCTGGGGGTATTGACTGCGCTGATGGGGGGTCCCCTGTTCGTCGCTTTGTTGCGCCGCGCCCGCCATCTGGAGGGCGAGCGGTGAGCATGGGGGCATCCGAGGCGGCCGCTTCGCCGGCGGTGGGGGTGCGCGATGTCCGTGTGATGGCGGGCAAGCGCTGCCTGTTGACGGTGTCCGATTTGCAGCTGCAGCCTGGACGGTTGGTTGCGGTGCTGGGCCCCAACGGTGCGGGCAAATCCACCCTGCTGGGGGTGATGGGAGGGTGGATACGGTATCAGGGAACATGCCATTGGGAGGGGCGCGAGCTGTCGAGTTGGTCCGTGACCGAGTTGGCGCGTCGCCGAGCGGTCATGATGCAGCAAAGCACGGTCGCTTTTGACTTTACGGCCGAAGAGGTGGTGCGCTTGGGGCGCTATCCGCACCGACACTCACCGCACGCGGACGAGGATGCACTGGTTCTCGAGGCCATGCGCGCGGCCGACGTGGTGCATTTGCGTCAGACGGTGTTGGGCGTGCTCAGCGGCGGGGAGCGGGCCCGCGTGCACTGGGCGCGCGCGTGGGCACAGCTGGAGTGCCCGGGGTGGCCCCAGCGACGCCCCCAAGCGGCTGGGTGGCTGCTGCTGGATGAGCCGACGGCAGCGTTGGATCTGGCTCACCAGCACCGCCTGTTGGCGCTGCTGCGCCAAGCGTGCGAGGCGCACGGCTTGGGTGCCGTGGTGGTGTTGCACGACTTGAACTTGGCCCTGCGCTATGCGCACGAGGCGGTGCTCGTTTGTGATGGCACCGTTTGCAGTCACGGAGCCGTTCGGGATGTGTTGCAGCCACAGCGCATCGGCGCGGTGTGGCGGGTGCAGGCCCGCTGGCTCGATGACACGGCGACGGGCCTGCCCTATTTGGTCATTTGAGGTCTTCGACCAGTAACTGCATGATGCGTTGGGCGTCTGTGCTGGGCGCGCTTTGGCCTTGCGCGTCGAGCACGGTCACGCGGGTGCCGCCTTCTGCGGCTGCCACGCGAATACGGTAGCGGCTGGGGGCCGTCGGCGCAGGGCTGCTCTTGAACCAGCCGGTGATGCGCCCGAAGAAGCCGGGCTCCTTGCTCGCCGTGTTTTCGTCCGGCGGCACGTAGCGCACGAAGTAGGTGCCCTCGGCGCGGTTGCGGTCCTCGACGGTGAAGCCGCTGCGGTCCAGCGCGAGGCCGACGCGGCGCCACGCGCGGTCGAAGTTCTCGTCGATGACGACCGTGGGTTGGCCGTTGACGGTTTCCAGCCGCGCCACGGCCGGTCGCACGCCGGCCGCGATCGCGGCTTTGGACTGTTCCTCACTGACGCCGAGCTTGACCATCAGGCGGCGCAGGAACTCGGCCTCCAGCTCGGGGTCGGCCGGGCGCGGCTGCCAGACGGTGTTGTCCTTGCGTTCGGTCGAGTAGACCTCGACCATGCCGCGGTGGCTGATGAAGATGTCGCTACCGCCATTGGCGTTGCGCTCGACGCGGGTGCGGAACTTGTCGCGCTCACCCGTGGAGTAAAGGTTGTCGAACAGCTTGCCGATGGTGGCGCGGATGATGTCCTGCGGGATCTTGGCGCGGTTCTCGGCCCAGTCGGTTTCCATCAGCCCGAGCTGCGGTTGGTCGAGCGTGAGCAGAAACCCGTTTTCCTGCCAGAAGTCGCGCAGCGCCGGCCACAGCGCGTCGGGCGTGCGGTCGACGACCAGCCAGCGCTGGTTGCCGGCGCGCTCGATGCGCACGTCGCCGATCTGGCTGGGGGCGGCCGTGCCGGTGGGGCGCGCGGCCGCGCTCGCCTGGTAGCCGGATGCGGTCACGGTCGTGCCCGGCAGCACGTAGCGCGAGTCGCGCGCGAGCTGCGTCAGGTCCGGCGGCACCTCCAGGCTGTTGACCTGCTTGGCGCTCTTGTAGTCGATGCGGGTTTCCTCGAGCACCGAGCAGCCGCTGGCGAGCAGGGCGGCCAGGGCGAGCGGGGCCAGACGGGTGGGAGCCGGAAAGCGAAGGCGTCGGGTGGCGGGCATGGTGATCCTCGGGTGATCGGGGGTGCGCGCGCGGGATGGGTTCATCACAGCAGGCCGGCGGCGCGCAGGGCCGCTTCCACCGCGCCGTGGTGAGCGGGGGACAGCGGCGTCATCGGCAGGCGCAGCGTCGGGCCGCACAGGCCCAGGCGGGCCATGGCCCACTTGACGGGAATGGGGTTGGCCTCGACGAAGAGCTGCTTGTGCAGCGGCATCAACTGCATCTGGATGCGCATCGCGGTGCGCGCGTCGCCCGCGATGGCCGCCGCGCACAGCTCGTGCATCAGGCGCGGCGCGACGTTGGCGGTGACGCTGACGTTGCCCTGGCCGCCGCACAGCATCAACGCGACGGCCGTCGCATCATCACCGGAGTACACGGCAAAGTGCGCAGGCTTTTCGCGAATGAGCCACTGGGCGCGCTCAATGTTGCCGGTGGCCTCCTTGATGCCGACGATGCCCGGGATTTCGGCCAGACGCAACACGGTTTCGGGCAGCAAATCGGCGACGGTGCGGCCGGGCACGTTGTAGAGGATGATCGGCAGGTCACCGGTCGCCTCGGCGATGGCCTTGAAGTGCCGGTACAGCCCTTCCTGCGTCGGTTTGTTGTAGTAGGGCACGACCTGCAACTGGCAGTCGGCACCGACCTTGCGGGCAAATTCGGCCAGTGCGATGGCTTCGCGTGTCGAATTGCCGCCGCAGCCGGCCATGATGGGGCGGCGGCCCGCGGCTCTTTCCACGGCCACGCGAATGATCTCGCAGTGTTCTTCGACAGTGACAGTGGGCGACTCGCCGGTCGTGCCGACCACGCCGATGCAGTCGGTGCCTTGTTCGATGTGCCAGTCGATCAGTTTGCGCAGCGTGTCGTAATCGACGCTGCCGTCCTCGTGCATCGGGGTGACGAGGGCGACGATACTGCCGGTGATGGGCTTCATGGGATGTGTTCGGGCCGAGTGAATCGTGCAGCGGGCATTCTAACCACGCGCGTGCCGCCCCGCGCCACGCGCGATGGATGGCGCGGCGCGCTACAGCGGGTAGCGCGGCGGGGCGAGGGGATCGTGGGGCAGCTCCCGCACCGCGGCGATGCGCTGCACGAAGCGCGCCGGGGCGTCGAGGAACCCGTCCTCGTACGCGACGACGCGCAGCCCTTCGCAGGCGCGCAGCAGCTCGCCCGGGGCGAGCAGGAAGTCCGCCCGGGCCGGGCGCCCCACCGTCTCGTTACCCTGGGCGAAGGTCTCGTACAGCAGCACGCCGCCCGGGGCGACCGACGCGACGAGCGTGGGCAGCAGCGGCCGCCACAGGTAGTTCGTCACAACCACGACGTCGAAGCGTTTTCCGGGTAGCGGCCACGGGCCGTTTTCGATATCGGCCTCGATGGGCGTCAGGTGGGGATGCGCGGCGGGCAGCGCGGCGAGCGCCTGCGCGTCGCGGTCCACGGCGGTGACCTGATACCCCTGCGCGAGCAGCCAGCGCACGTGCCGGCCGCGGCCGCAGGCGACGTCCAGCGCGCGGCGCGGGCGGCCGTCGGAGGGGTCCAGCGTCCGCATCAGCGGCGCAAAACGCGTGATCCACGGCGAGGGCGGCAGGTCGGCGCAGGACATGGCGGGATGAAGCGTGCGGAGGCGGTGGGGGAGGGCGTGGGGGGCGCAAGGGATGGTGAGCCGTCAGAAACAGCTCCAGAGCTGATCGGCGAGCGTGCGCAGGAAATCCGCGCGCCCGTAGCTCGCGAACACGGCCGCGCACAGGCCGATCGCCACCCCCCACGCGAGCGCGCGCCACAGCGACGCACGCGGGCGTGCGGCGGGCGATCCGCGATCGGGGCTGGGGGTGGGGCGGTCGGGCGGGAGCATGGGGCGCAACCGGCTCAGGCAGGCGTTTCAGGCGGCGCTGGCACCTGCTGCGCGCACGGGGCCGCGGCGGATCGGCGACTCGACGATCGGCCAGTTGACGACCGCGGCGAAGACGCCGAGCGCGATGGACATCCACCACACGATGTCGTAGCTGCCGGTACGGTCGTAGAGCCAGCCGCCCAGCCACACACCGAGGAAGCTGCCGACCTGGTGGCTGAAAAAGACGAAGCCGCCCAGCATCGACAGGTGCGCAACGCCAAAGATCTGCGCGACGATCGCGTTGGTCGGCGGCACGGTGGACAGCCACAGCAGCCCCATCGCCGCGGCGAACAGGGACACGCTCCACGGCGTCAGCGGCGCGGCGAGGAACAGTGTGATGGCCACCGAGCGCAGCAGGTAGATGGCGGCAAGGATCTTGCGCTTCGCGAGGCGCTGGCCGAGTGCGCCGGCGGCGTAGGTGCCGAAGACGTTGAACAGCCCGATCAACGCCAGCGCCGTGCTCGCGACCTGGGGCGAGAGCCCCTGGTCCTTGAGGTAGCTGGGCATGTGCACGCCGATGAACACCACCTGGAAGCCGCAGACGAAATAGCCCGCCATCAGCAGCTGGAAGCTGCGGTGGCCGAACGCCTCGCGCATCGCCTGCGCGATGGTCTGCTCGCGCACGGCCGCGGGCGAGCCGCCCGTGAAATCGGGCTCGCGCAGCCCCCACGCCAGCGGCCCGATCAGCAGCACCGCACCGGCGAGTACGAGCAGCGCCTGCTGCCAGCCTAGCGCGGCGATCAGCCAGCCCTCCACCGGTACCATCAGGAACTGCCCGAACGAGCCAGCCGCCGCCGCCAGCCCCATCGCCCACGAGCGGCGCTCGGCCGGGATCTGGCGGCCGATGACACCGTAGATGATCGCGTAGGTGGTGCCGGCCTGGGCAGCGCCAATCAGCACCCCGGTCGTCAGCGCAAACAGCAGCGGCGCGGTCGCCAGCGCCATGCCCGCCAGCCCCAGTGCGTACAGCACCGCGCCGCCGAGCAGCACGCGGTACGGGCCGAAGCGGTCGGCCAGCATCCCCGCGAAGATGCCAAACGCCCCCCACGCGAGGTTTTGCACCGCCATCGCGAAGGCGAAGGTCTCGCGTGTCCACCCCTGCGCCTGGGTGATGGGTTGCAACCACAGGCCAAAGCCGTGGCGGATGCCCATCGAGAGGGTGACGATCAGCGCGCCGCACAGCAGCACCTGGGCGGCGGAAAGACGGCGGGTGTCGGCCATGGCCTGAACTGTAGCGGAAGCCGCCGCGCGGCGCAGCCGCCAACGGCGCGGTGATGCGGCGCGGATGGCGAACGAATTGCAGCCTGGATGTCAGCTACCGGGGCCAAGTCCTTGCTGGAATGGGGGTATTCGCGGTTTTCCCATGCCGCTGTGGATAACTTTGTGGGAAACCCGTGGTCACGCCGTGCAAAGCCCGATCCCACAAGGGTTTGAACAAAATGCCCAAATTTTCAGCAGGCATAAAACATTTGAAAAAACAAATGGATGCGACTATTTTCCGAGTGCGCTTCGGTGCGAACGAGAGAGGCGCCGGCGTTGCGGATCGATGGGCGGCACCGGCGCGGCGTGTGCACAACCACGGACCGTGCCGCCTGTCAAGCCCCGCAACAGCCCCATAACCGCCCCGGTAACGGCCCCCGCCGCAGCACCCGGACCGCCCCGCGCGCGGGGCGGCGTGGTCCGTACAATCCGCCGCCATGTCCGTATCCGCCACCGAGTCCACCGCGTCCACCGGCTACGCCGAGAGTGCCATCCGGGTGCTCAAGGGACTGGAGCCCGTGCGCCAGCGGCCGGGCATGTACACCCGCACCGATTCGCCGCTGCACATCGTGCAGGAGGTGATCGACAACGCCGCCGACGAGGCCCTCGCAGGGCATGCCCGGCGCATCCGCGTGACGCGCCATGCGGACGGATCGGTCAGCGTCGAGGACGACGGCCGCGGCATCCCGCACGGGCTGCATCCCGAGGAGCAGGCCCCGGTGCTGGAGCTGGTCTTCACCCGCTTGCACGCCGGGGGCAAGTTCGACAAGGGCAAGGGCGGCGCCTACAGCTTCTCCGGTGGGCTGCACGGGGTCGGCGTGAGCGTGACCAACGCGCTGGCCAGCCGCCTGGAGGTCGAGAGCCACCGCGACGGGCATGTGGCGCGCATCGCGTTCGCGGACGGCGAGGTGGCCGAGCCGCTGACACGCCGGCCGCTGCAACCCGGCGAGCGGCGCCAAGGGACGACCGTGCGCGTGTGGCCCGACGCGCGCTATTTCGACAGCGTCGAGCTGCCGATGGCGGAGCTGACGCACCTGCTGCGCAGCAAGGCGGTGCTACTGCCCGGCGTGACGGTGACGCTCACCGACGAAAAGACCCGGCAGACGCAGAGCTGGCAGTTCAAGGGCGGGCTGCGCGACTACCTGCAGCAGACGCTCGCGGCCGAGCCGCTGATCCCGCTCTTCGAGGGCGAGGGGTACGCGCCCGCGGGGGACGACAGCTTTGCCGAGGGCGAGGGCGCGGCGTGGGTCGTTGCCTTCACCGAGGACGGACCGCTGTTGCGCGAGAGCTACGTCAACCTGATCCCCACGCCCGCGGGCGGCACGCACGACAGCGGGCTGCGTGAGGGGCTCTTTCAGGCGGTGCGCAGCTTCATCGAGCTGCACGCGCTGCTGCCCAAGGGGGTCAAGCTGCTGCCGGAGGACGTGTTCGCGCGGGCGAGCTATGTGCTGTCGGCCAAGGTGCTCGATCCGCAGTTCCAGGGGCAGATCAAGGAGCGGCTCAATTCGCGCGACGCGCTGCGGCTGGTGGC
This region of Tepidimonas taiwanensis genomic DNA includes:
- a CDS encoding TonB-dependent hemoglobin/transferrin/lactoferrin family receptor — its product is MRGEAGRWRWRAVAWAAAWVAATAWAQSADEPLPAVVVTGARSERAPNEVPATIDVLGGEALNPAEVQDIRDLVRDLPNVSVRRAAVRFSAVSPGGTGREGNAGFNIRGLEGNRVLLLVDGVRMPRELVSGVFGSAAFGRDYYDMGLIDRVEIQRGAASALYGSDGLAGIVAMQTIQPQALLQPGATLGGRAVMAYDEEDRHRRLGLTVAGRASEAWSWLGAVQLGRARELDNQGTVDAPNSTRTRPNPERMEQSAVLAKAVWQPDARQRQQFTVEHLERDGRVEALSGRSVTISSPLSVADLDGTLDMRRTRFSWDGRWRVDAAWADEMQVLLAWQQARAQESAIEFRPLQPAATQERERTVRYGENLWQASWQAQRSVSLGKDWGVRTVYGLDLTRTELDNLVTGRVPPSYERYPLKRFPDTVERNTALFVQTEWASEAFSVIPALRWDRVELDARRDALYPRDPASLRDDALSPKLGMIWRYAPGAQLYANWAAGFRAPGALQLNNFFENLAGAGFAYRTIPNPNLKPETSHTLELGWRRQGDTWQTEAVVFRGRYRDFIEDLVPVSGVGTASDPITYQAVNRDRVTLRGVEFKVRWSITPLTTLRVAYGLTKGTVDTTGRPLNSVNPPELVVGVEHRLNEAWTLGATARHVWAKRASDVDASGLSGGPFLPPSFTTLDVRARWRIDRDWQLSATVRNVADRKYWEWTNVRGLSATLPVIDAYSAPGRAVSVALTRTF
- a CDS encoding hemin-degrading factor translates to MERQELEAVRAEAQRVRAVMAQARTRGQRQREAAIAAATSEGAALAAHTPALWPDRRATDTGPYVQPLRPDWLALLRALQPCGPLMALTRNDSVVHEKVGVYENLSAEGGVGLALGRDIDLRLFFQHWQAGFAVSDAPGEVPRSIQIFDDTGQAVHKIFVRPNSDTRAWQSALAPFLDEGRLPSVFLASRDADDDRGESSCDAAEFLHAWSQMTDTHEFFGLLKRFGVSRWQAMQLARGHYTERKAPSAVERLLQAAAFEGEPIMVFVGNRGCIQIHTGPVRRVETLDLHGQTWVNVLDEGFNLHLLLDDVDSCWVVRKPTVDGEVTSLEVYDRRGRCVAMLFGARKPGQPESGAWRGLLRALEEVTA
- a CDS encoding heme/hemin ABC transporter substrate-binding protein; translation: MTPRVLSWRRRSWLGAMAGGVAAAWGWPSWARPTPLRLVSVSGALTEVVYVLGQQDKLVGVDSTSTYPDAAQRLPRVGYMRQLSAEGILSLRPTALLATTEAGPAAVIRQLRDAGLRMHVVPVEYTWEDVRRKIEVVGEATQAQSQARFLWQQIASARDELQRRVAAVSAQSPQAIFVLGHGGSPLVAGRQTAGDAVLRLMGARNPLHDHYEGYRPLNAEALAGLALDAVVTTRETVQALGGEAQWWERPHWQAVLRRGKRPVLWYEDALALLGFGPRLPAVLRRGARALGTWQG
- a CDS encoding FecCD family ABC transporter permease codes for the protein MAGLTVRGGGARRLPGAPTLTALVLVTLLAVGWAGRQGALGIGWEVLWEVSDPSLAGPAWVFWHLRLPRMALALLVGAGLGVAGALMQGLFRNPLADPGVVGVSSGAALAAGLTIVVLANVWPEAPRLLGSWTLVLMAFVGGLVTTGWVYRLAQSEHGLRVGVMLLAGIAVNALAGAGIGMLGYVANDEQLRNYQLWMLGSLAGARWASVGTLAAVVLPLCVWSLVWARPLNALALGEAQAVLLGVPVERLKRTVLWSTAALTGACTATVGAVGFIGLVAPHMVRMLLGPDHRWVIPGSALMGGCLVVLADAAARTWLAPAEMPLGVLTALMGGPLFVALLRRARHLEGER
- a CDS encoding heme ABC transporter ATP-binding protein, whose protein sequence is MGASEAAASPAVGVRDVRVMAGKRCLLTVSDLQLQPGRLVAVLGPNGAGKSTLLGVMGGWIRYQGTCHWEGRELSSWSVTELARRRAVMMQQSTVAFDFTAEEVVRLGRYPHRHSPHADEDALVLEAMRAADVVHLRQTVLGVLSGGERARVHWARAWAQLECPGWPQRRPQAAGWLLLDEPTAALDLAHQHRLLALLRQACEAHGLGAVVVLHDLNLALRYAHEAVLVCDGTVCSHGAVRDVLQPQRIGAVWRVQARWLDDTATGLPYLVI
- the bamC gene encoding outer membrane protein assembly factor BamC: MPATRRLRFPAPTRLAPLALAALLASGCSVLEETRIDYKSAKQVNSLEVPPDLTQLARDSRYVLPGTTVTASGYQASAAARPTGTAAPSQIGDVRIERAGNQRWLVVDRTPDALWPALRDFWQENGFLLTLDQPQLGLMETDWAENRAKIPQDIIRATIGKLFDNLYSTGERDKFRTRVERNANGGSDIFISHRGMVEVYSTERKDNTVWQPRPADPELEAEFLRRLMVKLGVSEEQSKAAIAAGVRPAVARLETVNGQPTVVIDENFDRAWRRVGLALDRSGFTVEDRNRAEGTYFVRYVPPDENTASKEPGFFGRITGWFKSSPAPTAPSRYRIRVAAAEGGTRVTVLDAQGQSAPSTDAQRIMQLLVEDLK
- the dapA gene encoding 4-hydroxy-tetrahydrodipicolinate synthase, which translates into the protein MKPITGSIVALVTPMHEDGSVDYDTLRKLIDWHIEQGTDCIGVVGTTGESPTVTVEEHCEIIRVAVERAAGRRPIMAGCGGNSTREAIALAEFARKVGADCQLQVVPYYNKPTQEGLYRHFKAIAEATGDLPIILYNVPGRTVADLLPETVLRLAEIPGIVGIKEATGNIERAQWLIREKPAHFAVYSGDDATAVALMLCGGQGNVSVTANVAPRLMHELCAAAIAGDARTAMRIQMQLMPLHKQLFVEANPIPVKWAMARLGLCGPTLRLPMTPLSPAHHGAVEAALRAAGLL
- a CDS encoding class I SAM-dependent methyltransferase, translating into MSCADLPPSPWITRFAPLMRTLDPSDGRPRRALDVACGRGRHVRWLLAQGYQVTAVDRDAQALAALPAAHPHLTPIEADIENGPWPLPGKRFDVVVVTNYLWRPLLPTLVASVAPGGVLLYETFAQGNETVGRPARADFLLAPGELLRACEGLRVVAYEDGFLDAPARFVQRIAAVRELPHDPLAPPRYPL
- a CDS encoding MFS transporter: MADTRRLSAAQVLLCGALIVTLSMGIRHGFGLWLQPITQAQGWTRETFAFAMAVQNLAWGAFGIFAGMLADRFGPYRVLLGGAVLYALGLAGMALATAPLLFALTTGVLIGAAQAGTTYAIIYGVIGRQIPAERRSWAMGLAAAAGSFGQFLMVPVEGWLIAALGWQQALLVLAGAVLLIGPLAWGLREPDFTGGSPAAVREQTIAQAMREAFGHRSFQLLMAGYFVCGFQVVFIGVHMPSYLKDQGLSPQVASTALALIGLFNVFGTYAAGALGQRLAKRKILAAIYLLRSVAITLFLAAPLTPWSVSLFAAAMGLLWLSTVPPTNAIVAQIFGVAHLSMLGGFVFFSHQVGSFLGVWLGGWLYDRTGSYDIVWWMSIALGVFAAVVNWPIVESPIRRGPVRAAGASAA